The genome window TCTTTCCAGCAGCGTGGTTAACCAGGTTCTGGAAAATGGCGAACCCGTGCTCACATTTGATGCCCAAAGCGATTCCCGCTTTGCCAGCGCAGAAAGTGTGGTTATCCAGCAAATCCGCTCCATTGCCTGCACGCCGCTGCTGCGCAAAAATGAAGTGATCGGCGCAATTTACATGGACAGCCGCATCAATACAGAACAGTTTAACGACGAAAGCCTGCAATTTTTACAGGCATTTGCCCGTCAGGCAGCGCTGGCGATCGAAAATGCCCGTTTGTTTGAAAAATTGCAAACTGAAAATCGTCAGCTAAAAAAACAAATTTCGCTGAGCACCGTATTCCCGGAAATCATCGGCGAAAGCCGGGAGATTCAGGAAATTCTGGACATGATCGACCGCGTTGCGGATGCCAAAGCCACCGTGCTCATCGAAGGCGAAAGCGGCACCGGAAAGGAACTGGTCGCGCGGGCGCTGCACTACCATTCATCGCGAAAAGACAAATTATTTGTCCCCGTTTTTTGCGGTGGACTTACCGAAAGCTTGCTGGAGAGCGAACTGTTCGGGCACAAAAAAGGTGCGTTCACCGGCGCGATCGACAACAAAGCCGGGCTTTTTGAAGAAGCGGACGGCGGCACGATTTTTCTCGATGAAATCGGCGATATCAACATGAACGTGCAAACAAAATTGCTGCGGGTGATTCAGGAAGGCGAAATCAAACGCGTTGGCGATGCCAAAAGCCGGATTGTGGATGTGCGAATCGTTTCTGCAACCAATAAAGATTTGTGGAAAGAAGTGCAGGCCAAACGCTTCCGCGAAGATTTGTATTACCGGTTGAACGTCATCAACATCAAAATGCCGGCGCTGCGCGAACGGGACGAAGATATTTTGGTGCTCGGCAAACATTTCCTGAAAAAATTTGCCCGGATCAACAATAAAGCGATCGACGGATTTTCGCAAAGCGCGGAAAACAGCATGCTCAGCTACCAATGGCCGGGCAACATCCGGGAGTTGGAAAACACGGTTGAACGTGCGGTCATCCTTGCCCGCAGCGGCAAAATCACACCGGATTTGCTCAATCTCAGCAAAACCCGGGTAAATGATTTGGCCGGCAAAACCCTGCGGGAAATTGAACGCGCCGTTATCGCGGAAACGCTGGAAATTACCGGACACCATCGCGCAAGAACCGCGGAAATTCTGGGAGTTTCGCGTCGCTGGCTGCAATATCGCATCAAAGAATGGGGACTGGACGACAAAGAGTGA of Calditrichia bacterium contains these proteins:
- a CDS encoding sigma 54-interacting transcriptional regulator encodes the protein MSTVNPYDALLQISEEIGSVHDTAELLDRITDIAMGVLKAERGFMLLKSGNSGFSATTARNISQESISGIQNLSSSVVNQVLENGEPVLTFDAQSDSRFASAESVVIQQIRSIACTPLLRKNEVIGAIYMDSRINTEQFNDESLQFLQAFARQAALAIENARLFEKLQTENRQLKKQISLSTVFPEIIGESREIQEILDMIDRVADAKATVLIEGESGTGKELVARALHYHSSRKDKLFVPVFCGGLTESLLESELFGHKKGAFTGAIDNKAGLFEEADGGTIFLDEIGDINMNVQTKLLRVIQEGEIKRVGDAKSRIVDVRIVSATNKDLWKEVQAKRFREDLYYRLNVINIKMPALRERDEDILVLGKHFLKKFARINNKAIDGFSQSAENSMLSYQWPGNIRELENTVERAVILARSGKITPDLLNLSKTRVNDLAGKTLREIERAVIAETLEITGHHRARTAEILGVSRRWLQYRIKEWGLDDKE